The Panicum hallii strain FIL2 chromosome 9, PHallii_v3.1, whole genome shotgun sequence genome has a window encoding:
- the LOC112875511 gene encoding uncharacterized protein LOC112875511, producing the protein MTTRSNGDHHGNAASWYPQRRPHYGYGGGSASFRGCCCCLFLLLTFLALLALAVALVVVLVVKPRKPQFDLNQVSVQYLLVAPPTSPAAAPAGVPGAAYLSLNITLLFTAVNPNKVGIRYGATAFDVMYHGVPLGVAAVPGFEQPAHSTRLLQTRVIVDRFNVLQADAQDLVRDAAIRDSVELRITGDVGAKILVLGFSSPKVQVSVDCVIAISPRSQSLKYKQCGVDGLSV; encoded by the exons ATGACGACCCGATCCAACGGCGACCACCACGGCAACGCGGCGTCCTGGtacccgcagcgccgcccgcaCTACGGGTACGGCGGCGGGTCCGCCTCCTtccgcggctgctgctgctgcctcttCCTGCTGCTCACCTTCCTGGCGCTTCTCGCCCTCGCGGTCGCGCTCGTCGTCGTGCTCGTGGTGAAGCCCCGCAAGCCGCAGTTCGACCTCAACCAGGTGTCCGTGCAGTACCTCCTCGTGGCCCCGCCGACGTCCCCCGCGGCGGCCCCGGCCGGCGTGCCCGGCGCCGCCTACCTCTCCCTCAACATCACGCTGCTCTTCACCGCCGTGAACCCCAACAAGGTGGGCATCCGGTACGGCGCCACGGCCTTCGACGTCATGTACCACGGGGTGCCGCTCGGGGTGGCGGCGGTGCCCGGGTTCGAGCAGCCCGCGCACAGCACGCGCCTGCTCCAGACCCGCGTCATCGTCGACCGCTTCAACGTGCTCCAGGCCGACGCCCAGGATCTCGTCCGCGACGCCGCGATCCGGGACAGCGTCGAGCTCCGCATCACCGGCGACGTCGGCGCCAAGATCCTCGTGCTCGGCTTCTCCTCCCCGAAGGTCCAG GTGTCGGTGGATTGCGTGATCGCCATCAGTCCGAGGAGCCAGTCGCTGAAATACAAGCAGTGCGGCGTGGACGGGCTAAGCGTGtag
- the LOC112877400 gene encoding eukaryotic translation initiation factor NCBP, translating into MEPAVEKKEAEQEEQQLPQARKEDAPAAAAEEDEADSEETERRNRDLKAGLHPLRRKLVLWYTRRTPGARSQSYEDNIKKIIDFSTVESFWVCYCHLARPSSLPSPTDLHLFKDGIRPLWEDPANQNGGKWIIRFKKAVSGRFWEDLVLVLVGDQLEYSDDVCGVVLSVRFNEDILSVWNRNASDHQAVMTLRDSIKRHLKLPHSYLMEYKPHDASRRDNSSYRNTWLRG; encoded by the exons ATGGAGCCGGCGGTAGAGAAGAAGGAGGCCGAGCAGGAGGAGCAGCAGCTACCGCAAGCGCGCAAGGAagacgcgcccgccgccgccgccgaagagGACGAGGCAGATTCGGAGGAGACCGAGCGCCGCAACCGCGACCTCAAGGCCGGCCTCCACCCCCTCAGG CGCAAGCTCGTTCTCTGGTACACGCGCCGGACGCCTGGGGCGAGGTCGCAGTCGTACGAGGACAACATCAAGAAGATCATCGATTTCAGCACG GTCGAATCGTTCTGGGTTTGCTACTGTCATCTCGCGCGCCCGTCTTCTCTGCCGAGCCCCACTGATCTTCATCTCTTCAAGGATGGCATCCGGCCCCTTTGGGAG GACCCTGCAAATCAGAATGGTGGCAAGTGGATAATTAGGTTCAAGAAGGCTGTTTCAGGTCGTTTTTGGGAGGATTTG GTGCTGGTGCTAGTAGGCGACCAACTTGAATATAGTGATGATGTTTGTGGTGTTGTGCTCAGTGTTCGTTTTAATGAAGACATTTTAAGTGTTTGGAATCGGAACGCATCTGACCACCAG GCTGTGATGACATTAAGGGATTCAATCAAGAGACACCTTAAGCTGCCACACAGCTATTTGATGGAGTACAAACCACATGATGCTTCACGGCGTGACAACTCATCCTACAGGAACACATGGCTGAGAGGATAA
- the LOC112873469 gene encoding uncharacterized protein LOC112873469, with translation MAGGAGLLGESASIWTEAMQDGEVNMLFIQKKILGELQNWDRNVLGELGRRISKAKKELEACRRRCINQENVNREHMLRYKLERLQDQLHVYWKQRAHTLWLTKGDRNTRFFHASASERKRRNFIKSLKGDDGDMVTRRRLIPLIANHYENLFSSCAGQRTEEVLCCVERKVSRQMNETLIKNFTGEEVEEALRSIRDLKAPGPDRMPSVFYKRFWSLVGEQVKKEVLAVLNGDPMPQGWNDTVIVLIPKVWRDTTHMRKALTSNSKPKWKVPPEDVYKINCDGAFILRINKAGWGFVIRDHTGMAIAAGAGSANFLISAQHAEAVACLKGMECAVGLRMRRIILETDAAFVAKALSAPGVDRSILGTLLGDIKALMYEEFSECIISHVSRDCNIVADTLAVMGLNCTNGPLLWQGCIPDFVTLLVYGDKPGTPD, from the exons ATGGCTGGAGGAGCAGGGTTGTTGGGAGAAAGTGCAAGCATTTGGACTGAAGCCATGCAGGATGGGGAGGTTAATATGTTGTTTATACAAAAGAAAATCCTGGGGGAGTTGCAAAATTGGGACAGGAATGTTCTAGGTGAATTGGGGAGAAGAATTAGTAAAgcaaagaaggagctcgaggcatGTAGAAGAAGGTGTATAAATCAGGAAAATGTGAATCGAGAGCATATGTTGCGATACAAGTTGGAGAGATTACAAGATCAGCTACATGTTTATTGGAAACAAAGAGCTCATACATTATGGCTGACAAAAGGGGACCGTAATACAAGATTTTTTCATGCAAGTGCTTctgagaggaagaggaggaactTTATCAAGAGCTTAAAGGGAGATGATGGTGACATGGTGACAAGGAGGAGGCTGATACCTCTTATAGCTAACCACTATGAAAATCTCTTCTCTTCCTGTGCGGGTCAGAGAACTGAAGAAGTTCTCTGTTGTGTAGAAAGGAAGGTATCAAGACAAATGAATGAGACCCTCATCAAAAATTTCACGGGAGAAGAAGTGGAGGAAGCCCTAAGGAGTATCAGGGATCTAAAAGCTCCAGGACCAGACAGGATGCCTTCAGTCTTCTACAAAAGGTTCTGGTCATTGGTGGGTGAACAAGTGAAGAAGGAGGTCCTAGCTGTGCTAAATGGAGATCCCATGCCGCAGGGCTGGAATGATACAGTCATTGTGCTTATCCCTAAG GTGTGGAGAGATACAACACACATGAGGAAGGCTTTAACCTCAAATAGCAAGCCAAAATGGAAAGTCCCACCAGAAGATGTTTACAAGATCAATTGTGATGGAGCTTTTATCCTCAGGATAAATAAAGCTGGATGGGGTTTTGTCATTAGAGATCACACTGGCATGGCGATAGCTGCGGGTGCCGGCTCAGCTAATTTCCTAATAAGTGCTCAGCATGCTGAGGCAGTTGCTTGTTTGAAAGGTATGGAGTGTGCTGTTGGTTTAAGAATGAGGCGTATTATTTTGGAGACTGATGCAGCTTTTGTGGCCAAGGCTTTATCTGCTCCAGGGGTGGACAGATCTATCTTAGGCACATTATTAGGTGATATCAAGGCTTTAATGTATGAGGAATTCTCTGAATGTATTATATCTCATGTATCCCGAGATTGTAATATAGTGGCTGATACTCTGGCGGTTATGGGCTTAAACTGTACGAACGGTCCTTTGTTGTGGCAAGGCTGTATACCGGACTTTGTAACTTTGTTGGTGTACGGTGATAAGCCAGGAACACCTGACTAA